The DNA region TATATTCTGATCACCTTTGTAAGCGCCGAGAAATGTGAGCTTGTTTTTGCTGTCAGCAAGATTGCTCTGGGCTTCAGCGATGCTTGATTCAACGAGGATGTCATAGTCGTCTTGAAATGGTTTCAAATCTCTTGCACTCACCATTTCTATCTCAAGACCCATTGAGCCTACGATCTTGACAGCCATTTTCTTTTTCAAATCCTGCATCACACCCTCTTTGTGCAAAACAGCGAAGCGATAGTAACCCTCTGCATAGCTTTTATTCAAAAGTCCGAAACGATCACCTGCTTGCTCAAGATTTCCCTCGTAAATTCCAAGCGTATCTTCATCGCTCGTACCTTTGACACTTGAAGTAACTCCGCTTTCAGATTCCACGATTGTCTCGAGCTTGTCATACACCGAGAACGGACCTTGTATCGGAGGAGTCTGTCGTGTCTGAAGCACCTTGTTTACGTCGATATTGCCTTCGATTTCAATGTAGCCGTCTTTTCGATAGCGTACCTGTGCAAGGTTGCGAACATAATCAACGTTCACGGCAGTCTGAGGTCGGTTGATCTGTTCGGAGTTGTCGAGCGACTGGTTGATGCTCTTTTCCTGCGCCATGAATATACCTCGGGCATAATCGCAGTAAGATGGTGTCCAAAATTCACGAGGATCTGGGAATGCCGCCCATGTCCATATCGGATACTTCTCGCTCTTTCGGATATCTTTCCAAGGCTCACATCGAATGCATTCGCCGGATGGAGTTAGTACCAAATAATAACGGTCATCATTCTCGTCTGTCGTTATCCATGTGTAAAAAACAAATTGATTCTCGTTTTTGAAACGCTCTCGGGGAGCTCCATTGATCTTTCGATTGTCTTTATCAAGATCCTGTTGAGTCTTTGCTGTGTTATTGCCTCCACCATCAAGCAAACCCTCCACGACTTTCTTGTAGTAGATTCCATCTTTGACACCTTGTGTGAGCTGAGCTCGTGTGAGTTTCGTATTCCACCATCCAAGGTATGAAGCTTTCTCGACTCCGCTTCCATCTTCTTCTTCAGTACATAAACCGCCAACATCAGGATCAATGAGAAAGTCTTTCGGATCTATCAAATTCAAAAGGCTTTTATAAATTCCTTTGTCGTTTCTGGTGAGATATAAATAAATGGTGCGACCATAAATCGCCGCATCGCGCTTTCCCATCAGGTCTTTGAAATTCCAACGTCCGACTTTTGAGTCCTTGTCTCTGATCGCATTCATCAAATCTGCCTTCTTCATGTCTCCAGATTCACCTTTGACGTATTTAAATGTGAGAGGGCTGTCTATTTTTGAGAGGATCGTATGCACAAAGCCATGCATCTTGAAAAGTGGAACTTGGGCTCTCGTATCGCCTGCCTGCTGATAAGTACTACCGCCATATGGAGAAGTCACACTCGGATTGGCACGATCGGGATTCATCATGTCTTCGTTTTTATTCCACGAAGACATTCGTGCTTTCTTATAGCGATATGAATAATCAATCTCCTTGAGGGATTGTGATGCGAGTGTGTCTCGGGTTTTATAGTGCGCTAACGACATGATTATTTAAGTGTAGATACAAAAAAATGTGAAAAAGTGTGTGCAATCAAATGCCGATGTCTGGATATTGCGGACCTTCATCCACCAGTTCGTCTTCATATGCAGGTTTCACTTTTCCATATGGAGTGTCGATCAAGCGTTCAGGTCGGGCATCTCGGGGCTTTTCCGTTCCGGCAGGTCGTGCGATATCGCTTTGATACGCTGTCGCATCGCTTATGTCGTCATGATCGGCATCGGGAAAACGCACGAGCTCGTTTTCAAGGTCTTTGCATTCGCCTTGCAGGTGATACACGCTCCTGGTCTCGTAGCGGTACAAGAGTCCGGTGCGAATGCGATCTTGTTTTGATCGACCCTCATGCTTGAGCCACGTCAAAGGTAGGAAAGTTTGCCGCACTCTCTGTTCGTGTCGAAGCATCGGCTCAAGCCCACGAGTGAATGCAGTATCTTCCCATCCCATCTTCAAAGGAGGCGTGCCTGATTGTATAAGAAAATTATAAATGCCGAACATTTTCTCAATGATTCCAGTGGGACCGAGTTTCTCTCTCCAAGCTTTCAGATGCCACTTTCCCTCTCGGTCGATCCAATTGATGCAGAAGCCGACAAAGTCTCCGCCTGCGGTTACTACGCCATCTTCTTTTCTGCTCGGTGTGTCGATCGTGACGTATGCCGCAAGTTTCTTTTCAAGTAGAGCTTCCCATGAGATCGGCATAAACCACTCTCGCTTAAAGAGGGCTTTCATTTCATCTATCGGCTGACAAAGCATTTCCGCTTGGAAGTCCATGTCGCCTTCTTCTGGTGTCCACATAGATCTTCTTTTCGCATCAATGCTTGTTTTGTTTGTAGCTTCCGCTTCGGCATCGGTCATCACCCATCTTTGCGGCCACGATGGTGTATGCAATCCGGACATGAGCGTTCCTTGGCAAATCGGGACGATGCGAACCTTGAGTTCAGGATCATGCTTGGCACGCTCTATCGTACTTTGTACATTTCCGTATTCGCTCAGGATATTTCCAAGATACATAACCCTGCGACGTTTTGAGTCGAGACCTCGCTTGAATTCTTGGATGTGCATGCGTACCTGACTTGTTGCCGCTTCGCTTCTTAGTGTCTTCTTTGTTTCAAAATCATCGAGCAAGACGAAGCCTGGGCGCATCGCTCCATGCACTCGACCTCGCACGCTTTCTTGTGTGCTGTGTGCTTCAACACGGATGCCTGCTTTTATGATCCTTCCGTATTCATCTTTCTTGGGATTGGTGACGAAATCTTTTACGCGCTTTTGAGTTATCTGATCCTTTGAACGCTTCACGTTGTACAGCTCACCAAAATCATTGATGAAGCGACTGTTGGTTTGAAGCTCCCAGACAACGTCAAAAAGGATACGTTCGGAGTTGGTGCTATCAAAAGCATCGACGTTTATGTACGGCTCTATCTCATAGGCGATCATGTAAAGAATAAGCGCCTTAGCAAAACTCGTCTTTGCACTTTCGCCGAACATAAACCATGCGACTTCTCTCACTTTGAAATCAAGGAGGTCATGCACATCCCTCATCATGTCGTAATGGAACGACGCAAACTCGCTCCAGATATAATGCTGGAGATAATAAGTGACAAAGTAGCCGAAGTGCCTACGCAGTGCCTTCGTACGCGCCGCTATGTTGCTCCCCTTGAGGAATTGGATTCCCTGTTGGTTGATCGGAGATGCTACTTCCAGTAGTTGGTCGTTTATCGTTTCCATTTTCTTGTGATGTTGTTTTTGACGGCAGTAATTTTCTGAATCCGAACAATTCTTCTATACGAAGATCGTCTTCATCGGTGACGAGCATTGTGCCGGCAAGTCTCTCGCCCTTGCTTGTTAGATCAATGTGCTGTGGTGGTCTTCCATCGAGATATGCCCATACGAGCTGAATCATTTTCGGATCGCCTTCAATCGCCAGTTTTACAATCTTCTGCGCAAGAGCTTCTTCAAGCGGTAGTGGATTGCCAAACTCATCTTTTGCTTCAAGGGCGAGAAGCCTTTCTCGTACCCTGTGCGTGAGCTGTTTTATTCCTGACGGGCGACCTGTGGGATTTCCTGAAAAGCCTGGCTTGAAGCGACCAGAATCATCCCTTACCTGATCTTTTCCTGATGTATCAGGTGGAACGACATCGGACTTGATGTCCTGCTTCACCTGTTCTTGCCCTGTTACAGGCGGTATCAGGAGCGGTTTATCGTTATTATTTTCTTGATTATTCATGTGTCGTTTTTAGCCAGTTTTCCGGCTGACCGTTTTTAATGATCGATTCGATTCCGGTGTAGTCGACCCATCGCTGAACCACTACATCCACAAACTTCGGATCAAGCTCAATGCCTGCACACGCTCGGCTCGTTTTGTGGCAGGCAATGAGAGTACTTCCGCTTCCAAGAAACGGATCGGCAATCAGGTCATCGACCTTTGAGCTATTGAATAGTGCATAAGTGATGAGTTCCACTGGCTTTTGAGTCGGATGCTTGTATTCGCTCACTCGATCACGCTTCATCGTCCATATCGTGAGCTTTCCCTCTGTCTCGAGCTTACGCTGTCGCTTCGCCCAGTTGAGAATCTTCTGATCGCTGTCATGAAAGTTCAGGACCGTATGATTTCTTCGATCCCCGTAGAAGACAGCTTTCACTCCTTCCTTTGAAACGTAGAAGAACGGCTCATGCTTCCATCGGTAATCTCCCCAGCCCATAGATGCCGTTGGCTTATTCCATATGAGTTGGTTATGGACCGACATTCCCTGCTTCTTCAGAGCTGATTCAAACTGCGCCTGCGTTGAGGTTGAGTGGAAGACGTACCATCCGGCTCCGCCTTTTGCAGACTCGGCTATCCGAGCGAACACGGCTTCGAGGAATGTATCGAATGCCACATCTGCCATATTGTCGTTGAGAATTTTCTGGCTGGTATTCTCGCCACGCCCCGAATAATTGACGTTGTATGGCGGATCAGTAAAAACGCAATCAGCTTTTCTGCCCTGCATTATTTTCTTCCATGATTCTTCCTCGGTTGAGTCTCCGCATGCGATCGTGTGCGGACCGAGCTGATACACGTCGCCTATCTTGCTCTTAGGCTCTACAGGAGTTTCAGGCACGACATCATCTTTCTCATCGTCTTCAACAAGCAGGTCTTTGGTGAAGCCGGTGATTGTTATGTCGAAGCCTGCAATTTGCAGTAACTTTAGGTCAGTGATGACTAGTCCCATGATCCAGTCGCTCTCATTGAGCTTGTTGTCCGCTAATCTGTAGGCAGTCTCTTGTGCTTCAGTGAGAGGAGCTGTCTCGGGACCGCCAAACACATTTTTTCCGATGTCGTCCATGATCCATATCGGCTTCAGCTCGTCTTTGTATTTTTCCCATGTCGCAAATCTTCCGTGACCTACAACGATCACACCTTGCTGATTCACAATTACAGGCTGTCTCCAGCCTACCTCCTTCACGATTGCGGCGAGCTTGGTGAGCTGTTCGACAGGATGCTCTTTGGCATTATTTTTGTATGGTTTTATGTCAGTGATTTGCATATATTTATATTTTTTCCATCCAACTGATCATGCTCGACTCATTGCATGCTCCGCCTTTTCCGTTGTCGTCGATGTATTCGTATGCAGGCTTGCCACTCTTTTGTGCGAGTATTCCGATGACAAGCCTCTCATCGCCTTTTCGATTTCTGCATATTGTGCCGAATGTGTAGGTCATGCGCTGATCAACATTCCTTTTTTCCCAGTGATGCCGGAGGGCTGCGAAGAATTCGCCCTGGACCGTTTCAAGGTATGCAGTGATAGCTTCTTTATGTTCGGATTTGAAAATAGGAAGCAGGCTATGAGCTCCAATGATCCACGCTCCGACAAAGTCGGGACGTGCTGAAAGAAACCGAGCCGACAAGCTCAATGGATTCGGTTCTTGTTTTTTTATTTTATTTTTATCTTTAGTCATGTTTATTAAATTTGTTGATGATTAATCGAATCTGATTCAAGGATCTTTCCGCAAAAGCTACATCTTTTTATCCATCGAATATGCTGACAATTTTTGTGACGTTGTTGCTCTGCTAAGTTGCGAATGTACTCGTACGAACCCTCGACCAACTTTTTCTTTGTTTGTTTTGTATCTCTGTAAGTAATATGGAGATACTTTGTCTTCTTTGCCTTGCTGTAAACCTTTGCAACTTTGTCAGGCAGAACAGTTTTAACTTTTACTTTTCTCACCCATCCTTTCGATCTGACGTGGTAGTGAATCGTACTGTGGTATATCCGATAGAACACCGATATCCATTTAATTTTCCACCCATAATCTTCAAAAGATTTACGGATCTCTTTTAACTTTTGGGGAGATAGTTTGTAGCATCGATGTTTTGCTTTCATAGGAGTTTTTGGACAATCGCTTGGACCGTATTAACGGTCACAGCATTGCCGAGACACTTGTACCTTTGCGTGTCGCTTATTCCCTCAGTCCATCCGTCAGGAAATCCTTGGAGGCGTTCACATTCCGTTGGTGTGAGTCTGCGGATCTTTATCTTCTTGGACCAGACTATCGGTGTCTGACCTCCGCCCATTCCTGCCGCCTGTGTGACTGTCGGAGAAATGCCATCTTTTCGTGGTTTCTGGTGGGCTTGCAGTCCGCCCACTGCGTACAAGCCTGTCTTTGCCCCGAGTCCTCCTGCCTGGCTTGCGATCGTGGTTGAAATTCCTTTCGGATCGTAGACTCGGTTTCCCTGGCTACCGCCTATGATTTGACGTGGCGATCTTTTACCAACATAAGTTCCGTTCGAGTCTGCGGTAACACGTGTCGTGATGGTTGGTAGGACAATATCCTCGCTGTTGTTTTCGGTGAAAGGAAATAC from Candidatus Paceibacterota bacterium includes:
- a CDS encoding DUF5681 domain-containing protein, with the protein product MNNQENNNDKPLLIPPVTGQEQVKQDIKSDVVPPDTSGKDQVRDDSGRFKPGFSGNPTGRPSGIKQLTHRVRERLLALEAKDEFGNPLPLEEALAQKIVKLAIEGDPKMIQLVWAYLDGRPPQHIDLTSKGERLAGTMLVTDEDDLRIEELFGFRKLLPSKTTSQENGNDKRPTTGSSISDQPTGNPIPQGEQHSGAYEGTA
- a CDS encoding site-specific DNA-methyltransferase — protein: MQITDIKPYKNNAKEHPVEQLTKLAAIVKEVGWRQPVIVNQQGVIVVGHGRFATWEKYKDELKPIWIMDDIGKNVFGGPETAPLTEAQETAYRLADNKLNESDWIMGLVITDLKLLQIAGFDITITGFTKDLLVEDDEKDDVVPETPVEPKSKIGDVYQLGPHTIACGDSTEEESWKKIMQGRKADCVFTDPPYNVNYSGRGENTSQKILNDNMADVAFDTFLEAVFARIAESAKGGAGWYVFHSTSTQAQFESALKKQGMSVHNQLIWNKPTASMGWGDYRWKHEPFFYVSKEGVKAVFYGDRRNHTVLNFHDSDQKILNWAKRQRKLETEGKLTIWTMKRDRVSEYKHPTQKPVELITYALFNSSKVDDLIADPFLGSGSTLIACHKTSRACAGIELDPKFVDVVVQRWVDYTGIESIIKNGQPENWLKTTHE